Part of the Geodermatophilus obscurus DSM 43160 genome is shown below.
TCCGAGGAGCAGCTGTCGCGCTGGTTCGGTCGGGTGGAGCCGGCCGCGCGGGTCGACAACGGGGTCGGCCTCGACAACGACGAGCAGGGCGTACCCGTCTGGACGGTGACCGAGCGGCGGGTCCCCTGGTCAGAAATCTGGCCGCAGCTGCGCCGACTGGGCTGAGCTACGGGACGGCGGCGTCCACGTCCCCCAGCTCCGGGCAGTCACTGCGCACCGGTCTGCGGCAGCGGCGGAAACGCCTCGGCCGCGGTTGGTGTTCCGGCGGCGGTAGGGAGTATCGCGCGTCAAGATTCTTGGCAGAGGTCGCTTGTTGTCCCTCTGACCAGCCTGGAGTCTGAATCTCGTGCCTCGCCCACCGTCTCTACCGCCGGCGGAGAAGCAGCGCCTCATCCTGTCGATCCTGGCCGGGGGGATGACCGTCGCGGCCGCCGCGCGGCAGGCCGAGGTCTCCGAGCAGTCGGTCGGGAACTGGAAGCGTCAGTTCCTCGAGGCCGGCGCCGCCGGGCTGGCCGCCGGCTCGGGGAAGCCCTCCACCCGCGAGCAGCAGCTGGAGGCCGAGGTCGCCGAGCTGACCACCGCGCTGGGTGAGGCCGCGGTCGAGCTGCGGGTGTGGAAGAAGTCCGCCGAGCACCGCCTGGGCCCTTCGAAGACCTCGAGGTGATCCGCGTTAAGGCGGCATGTCGACCACGAGGTTCTGCCGCCTCATCGACATGCCCGAACGGATCTGGCGCCGCCGCCAGGCCCGCGGCCGGGCCGGGATGCCGGTCAAGGGGCCGTGGCCGATGCCCGTGGCCGAGGCTGTGGAGGCGGTGGTGGTCAAGCACGCCGAGGCTCATCCGGCCTGGGGTCACCGCAAGGTGTGGGCGATGGCCCGCTTCGACGGCCATCGGCTCTCCCCGGCGACGGTGCTGCGGATCATGCGTCGCCGCGGGCTGCTGCTGGAGGCCGCCTACCAGCGCGAACGCCGCCAGCCGGCCGCTGCCCGCAAGCCCGCATTCGTGACCCCGCCGAGCGGCGCTAATCAGGTGTGGCAGTTGGACTTCTCCGAGTTCGAGACCACTACCGGCGGCACGTGGCGGCTGGCCGGCTGCCGGGACTACTGGTCCAAGTACGAGTTCGGCTGGCATCTGTCACCGACGGCGAACCAGCATGATGCGATCGCCGCGATCGAGCTGGCCATCGCCGAAGCCGAGCGGCTGGCCGGCGGACCGCTGGCCGATGCGCTCACCGACACCACCACCGGTAAGCTGCGGCCGATCACGATCGTGACCGACAACGGCGGGCCGTTCCGGTCTTTTCGGTTCGAGGCGTTTATCGCCGCCCGCCCTGAGCTGCACCACGTCCGCACCCGAGTGCGGACGCCCGGTCAGAACGGCACCAGAGAGCGGGGTATCGGCACCCTGAAGTACGAGTGGCTCTACCGGAAAGACATCGACCACGCTATCGCCCTGGCCGACCACGCCGAGGCCTACCGGATCGACTACAACACCGTCCGCCCGCACGAGGCGATCGCGTTCAACCGCCCCTACCAGGTCCACACCGGCGCCGCCGACCCGGCGATCCCCAACTTTGATCGCGCCTGATCCCTGCCACCTACTTGACGCGGGACAAGCCATTCCCAGTAACGGCTTGGGGCTGTTAGCCCGGATCTTTCATGGTCATGATCATTCCGATGGTCGTCGGGGGGTTCGGGCCCCGCGTCGGCGTGAGGCTGGCATGTGGGTGTGACGGTTCGGCCGAGGTCGCTCGGATGGGCGCCGGTTCCACGGTCCGGTCATCGCTGCGGTCGCTGGGATGGATGAGGCCGGGGTCAGCCCGGCGCTGGAGTCGCGACTGGCCCGCCCAGCCGGGCGAGCGCGTCGAGGGCCTGTAGGGCGAGGGCGGTGAAGGGCGCGGTGGCGGCCAGGTGCAGCAGCCGGCGGCGGCCGGTGCGGGCGTGCCGTGCCGGGATGGGAGAGCAGTCGCAAGCGCAGCCGCTTGGGCTCCCAGCGGCGGGCCTCGTGGCCGGTCAGGGCGCGGGTCTGCATCCAGGCGACCAAATCAGCGGCGAGTGCCACGAGGGCGCACCAGATCTCGTTCTGGGCGAAGTCGTGCAGCGGCAGGTTGGTCAGGCCGGTGTCCTTGGCGGCGCGGATGCGGTCCTCGGCGCGGGCCCGGCGGCGGTGCCGCAGCTCCAGATCGGCCAGCTGCCCGCGAGCGGTGTTGGTGACAAAGGCGGTGATCCGCATGCCCTCGATGTCGGTGATCCGCAGCTGAGCGCCGGGGTGCGGGCGTTCCTTGCGCACGATCAGCCGCATCCCCGTAGGCCAGCTCGTGAGGTCGAACAGCCCGGTCACCTCAGCGACGAACGCGCCGGGACGGACCTGCCGATCGGCGTCGTAGGCCGGCGTCCACGCGTCGTCGGGGATGCTGGCCAACTTCTTCTGGATCGAGGCCAGGTCACCGGGCAGGGAGAACCCGACCGAGTAGGACAACCGGCGGCGGGTCAGCCAGGCAGCAGCTCATGGGTGCCGCCGGCCCCGTCGATGCGGACCAGCACGTTCTTCCCGGGACGTCGAGTGCCCGGCAGCTGGGCCAGTGCGGCCCGCAGCACGGCGATGTGGTCGGTGACGGTGTTCGAGCCGGCGTTGCCCGCCCGCAGTCCGAACGCCAGCGGCTCTCCGGTCCCCTCGGACCCGTGGTCGACGAACGCCCACAGCGGATGAAAGCCGAAGCCGCGCTTGAGCGTCGGCGCCGCGGACTCCTTCTCCGAGTGTGCGGTGACCAGGGTGGCGTCCACGTCGATCATCAGCGGCCGGGAGGCGTTCGTGTCGTGGTCAGGGGCGTGGTCGCCGGCCAGCGACCAGGCCCTGGCCCGCGCGGTCGCCCGCGCCGAGGCGATCGCGGCCAACGCCGCCGGGGCATCGGCGGCCAGGCGATCGATCAGCCGGGACACCATCGGATCCGACGCCACC
Proteins encoded:
- a CDS encoding integrase core domain-containing protein yields the protein MSTTRFCRLIDMPERIWRRRQARGRAGMPVKGPWPMPVAEAVEAVVVKHAEAHPAWGHRKVWAMARFDGHRLSPATVLRIMRRRGLLLEAAYQRERRQPAAARKPAFVTPPSGANQVWQLDFSEFETTTGGTWRLAGCRDYWSKYEFGWHLSPTANQHDAIAAIELAIAEAERLAGGPLADALTDTTTGKLRPITIVTDNGGPFRSFRFEAFIAARPELHHVRTRVRTPGQNGTRERGIGTLKYEWLYRKDIDHAIALADHAEAYRIDYNTVRPHEAIAFNRPYQVHTGAADPAIPNFDRA
- a CDS encoding helix-turn-helix domain-containing protein, with product MPRPPSLPPAEKQRLILSILAGGMTVAAAARQAEVSEQSVGNWKRQFLEAGAAGLAAGSGKPSTREQQLEAEVAELTTALGEAAVELRVWKKSAEHRLGPSKTSR